The genomic window ATTATTACAAGACTCATACTTCTGCCAATACGATGATTATTCTTGCTGGGGATTTGTCTGTTATCGATCTTGAAAGCAAGCTCAGCCAGATCAGTAAAACTTTTGAAGATGCTGGGTTGACTGGACGGTCATTGCTTAGTCTAGGGCAGACATATAGTACCAATCAGGATCAGGCGATAGTCAATCATCTCAAGTCAGTTCGTCAACAGCAGGCCAATTTTGAATTGGATTATCTACTGCGAGATTACAACTTGGACGATCGTTATCCCATGAATTTCTTCAATATTATTTATAATGGCGGATTTGCCTCTAGGTTATTTGAAAAAGCAAGGAGTGCAGGTCTAAGCTACGGTCCATCTAGTGGCTATACTCAGACTTTGGATTATGCCAGCTTTAATTTGTCAGATGAGACGATTGCGGGGAAGTTGCCAGATCTTTATAAGCTAATGCTCTCAGAGCTGGATAGGCTACTAAATGGAGAGATCAACAAGTATGAATTTGCGAGGGCTAAGGGATTTATTTTGGGCAGTTTGCAGAGAAGTTTTCAATTACCAGAAGATCTAGCCAGATTTTATCGAGAAGACTTTGTCTATGGTAGAGAGCTTAGGAGTCCAGATCAAGTAATCGATATTTATCGAGATTTTGATATGGATAGTATCCTAGCTACTGCCAAGTGCTACATCCAGCCTGCCAATAGCATCCTGACAGTGGTGGATAGCCAGCAAGAAATTGACTCCGTATTTTCTAAGAGATAACGGGCAAAGCATATCAAGAGATTAGCGATATAGTACTAGATTTGAATATAGAAGGCGTAGTGTTTGATGGGGAGTCCCAGCTGTCGGTTTCAGATTTTGATACTGATGATACGAATATAGAAAACAACGATTCTGAAACTACACCATCAATCCCTATTTAAACTATAGGCTTGAAATCAAACTCTTTGATTATTGAGTTAAAAAGTCAGTCAAGAGACCTACTCAGATCGTTAATTAGCTTTTTGGGCTCAGCACCAGACAAATCTCACCTTTGTATTGCTTTGCAGGGATAGATTGATCGGTATTCGACTGAAGAATTTCTTGATGAAGCTTACTAAGTTCTCTAGCAAGGGTCAGGTTCCATTGCTCGGTAGACTCAATTGCTTCTAATGTTTTGATGATCCTATGAGGTGACTCAAAGGCGACGAAACTTGTGTGTTTGAATATTTTTGATATTTCCTGTAGCTTATCTAGGGTTTTTTTAACACGATCTTGACCTTTGGGTAAGAAACCAATAAACATAAATTGTTTAAATTTATTAGGATGATACAACAGTGAGGTAGTGACTGCACTTGGGCCAGGCAAGATGTCAATATTTAGGTTTTGATTGATTACTTCACGGATCAGGATTTGGCCGGGGTCATTGATTGCTGGACTACCAGCCTCACTGATTAGACCAACAGTCTTATTATTATCCAGTGCTTCAAATATCTGATTAAGGCGTTTTTTTTCATTACCCTCGAAGTAAGAAATAATCTTTTGATCTGGTTTAAGTTTAATATCTAGTGAAATAGCATAGGGAGCTAGCTTTGCAATCAAATTTCTAGCCACTCTTGTATCTTCCGCCAAGAGTAGGTCGGCCCGATAGATACTCTTCAATTGGCGAATGCTAATATCTTCTAGATTGCCAAGCGGAGTAGGAATAATTACTAACATACAGCTGATTTTAGCATTTCAAGGGGACTCCTTGCAATTTTTGATCTGTTGGAGTGGTCCATTTCAAGGGGACTCCTTGCCGAGTAGGGTGTTCGGTACCGAACAAGTGGGGTAGGGTATACCGAACAATTATTCTGCGACGTAGTGAAAGTTATCCACAAGTTTTACTATAAAATGATCACTTAGTACTTGACCATGCAAGGTAGCTAGGTATATGATTGTACTTGTGATGCAAGATAGTATACAAAGTAATCTTGCACAGATGCGTAAAGGTACCCTTGAGCTCTGTGTCCTCCAAGTGATAGGAGCAAAAGAAAGTTACGCGAACGAGATCATTGACAAACTAGAGTCTGTAGGAATAACGATTTCAGAAGGGACGCTTTAT from Candidatus Saccharibacteria bacterium includes these protein-coding regions:
- a CDS encoding insulinase family protein, which gives rise to MVVKHKVEVKELDNGLKLMLIDVKGAVTFKLEIINRGGYRIAKSDQFELPHLLEHLAFDGNKKYPDKEKYMFEIEKRGVYQNATTATNLIKYYYDGVCSETEDIIDLALAQYCHPLFRQDDINNEMEVIDNELSRYLEDDIYRAGYLNLQLSSPFKWPDLKTRVSQMREISREDILEYYYKTHTSANTMIILAGDLSVIDLESKLSQISKTFEDAGLTGRSLLSLGQTYSTNQDQAIVNHLKSVRQQQANFELDYLLRDYNLDDRYPMNFFNIIYNGGFASRLFEKARSAGLSYGPSSGYTQTLDYASFNLSDETIAGKLPDLYKLMLSELDRLLNGEINKYEFARAKGFILGSLQRSFQLPEDLARFYREDFVYGRELRSPDQVIDIYRDFDMDSILATAKCYIQPANSILTVVDSQQEIDSVFSKR
- the rsmI gene encoding 16S rRNA (cytidine(1402)-2'-O)-methyltransferase; this encodes MLVIIPTPLGNLEDISIRQLKSIYRADLLLAEDTRVARNLIAKLAPYAISLDIKLKPDQKIISYFEGNEKKRLNQIFEALDNNKTVGLISEAGSPAINDPGQILIREVINQNLNIDILPGPSAVTTSLLYHPNKFKQFMFIGFLPKGQDRVKKTLDKLQEISKIFKHTSFVAFESPHRIIKTLEAIESTEQWNLTLARELSKLHQEILQSNTDQSIPAKQYKGEICLVLSPKS